Below is a window of Candidatus Nanosynbacter sp. HMT-352 DNA.
ACAACTACGTAACGCGATTTCGTCGGTGCTTGGACAATCTGACCTCGGTGGTATCTTGAACTTACTATCCGGCGGCGCATTGTCGAGCTTCTCTCTGGTGTTGGTTGGACTTAGTCCATTTATTACCGCCAGTATTATCATTCAGCTTCTGACCAAAGCCATTCCAAGACTTGAGGAGCTACACAAAGACGGCGAATCTGGACGTCGAAAAATTCAGCAATGGACGCGTGTTATTACTGTGCCACTTGCTATTGTCCAGTCAATCGCTTTCATCTTCATCTTAAGGCAAACAGTTCTTCAAGGCGGCAGTACAACATTGGCCGACCCTACTATGATGGAATGGATCGTTTCAATCACTTCAATGACAGCAGGATCTGTTCTTCTGATGTGGCTCGGCGAGTTGATCACTGAGCAGGGGATCGGCAACGGTATTTCTATCGTAATCTTCGCTGGTATCATTAGCCAATTGCCACAAATGCTCGCGTCATTAATCTCATCATTGTTCAACACCTCATCTGGCAGCTTAAACGTCTTCAACTGGTTCACTCTCCCTGTAAACCCAGTTATGTTCTGGACGATATTAATCATGTCAATCGCTGGACTCATCGTCCTTTATTTCCTGGTTAAAATCAACGAAGCTCAGCGCGTCATTACAATTAACTACGCAAAGCGCGTTCACGGAAACAGTAATTACGGCGATGTAAAAAGCATTTTGCCAGTTAAGCTGATTGCGGCGGGAGTTATTCCGGTCATCTTCGCGGTCGCGTTCCTAAGCTTGCCGCAATTTGTTGGTCAAGTTATGAAAGCGTCTGGTAACGCCAATCTCCTACCGACCGCCAACAAATTGATCACTTGGTTCCAAGCTCCAAACGCCGGCTCGTTCACCGGCAGTACCGCAGAGGCATTTATCTACCCAACGCTGTATTTTATCTTGGTTATCGCCTTTACGTATTTCTACACTGGAATTGTCTTTAATGCTAACGAAATTGCCGAAAATTTGCAGAAGCAAGGTGGATTTATTGAAGGCGTGCGTCCGGGCGCTCAGACTGAAAAGTATCTTATGAGAACCGTCAATCGCTTGATTTTGTTC
It encodes the following:
- the secY gene encoding preprotein translocase subunit SecY; this encodes MNWRIIFRSLKNKDMQKRLFIVVGIIVVYRLLAHIPVPLAEPTQLRNAISSVLGQSDLGGILNLLSGGALSSFSLVLVGLSPFITASIIIQLLTKAIPRLEELHKDGESGRRKIQQWTRVITVPLAIVQSIAFIFILRQTVLQGGSTTLADPTMMEWIVSITSMTAGSVLLMWLGELITEQGIGNGISIVIFAGIISQLPQMLASLISSLFNTSSGSLNVFNWFTLPVNPVMFWTILIMSIAGLIVLYFLVKINEAQRVITINYAKRVHGNSNYGDVKSILPVKLIAAGVIPVIFAVAFLSLPQFVGQVMKASGNANLLPTANKLITWFQAPNAGSFTGSTAEAFIYPTLYFILVIAFTYFYTGIVFNANEIAENLQKQGGFIEGVRPGAQTEKYLMRTVNRLILFGSIVLGIVAILPFVAEYLTYNLTGLQGLRLSIGGTGILIVVSVALETLRQVNSRALMVTYDDFDPDELLDSDKKKSKKRRLFKKK